A single genomic interval of Daucus carota subsp. sativus chromosome 1, DH1 v3.0, whole genome shotgun sequence harbors:
- the LOC108205215 gene encoding pentatricopeptide repeat-containing protein At3g09650, chloroplastic, whose protein sequence is MTTNIITTPPWPTTPTHPITAALRRISPPLKTPNPFRVQTSTQPNSSNLSLSNPNNTNISNNNNPQDQTLILLLRQRKTEEAWLAYSNLTKLPNPTCLSRLISQLSYQNTPSSFARAQSIITRLRDAQQLHRLDANSLGLLAVSAAKSGQILYATSIIKSMLKSGYLPHVKAWSAVVSRLASSGDDGPAEAVRLFQSVVKRVRRFSDPDVVVDSKPDTAAFNAVLNACANLGLSKRFLELFDEMQEFKCEPDVLSYNIMIKLCARVNRKDLLVFVLERILDKGIPLCMTTLHSLVAAYVGFGDLEIAEELVQAMREGRLDICRVLRECSDSEFVRKTENHVFAKLLPNSVSSNDYEPPMLKKAYKPDSRIYTTLMKGYMKQGRVLDTMRMLEAMRQQEDSGSHPDHVTYTTVISAFVKVGAMDRARQVLAEMSRIGVPANRITYNILLKGYCEQLQIDEAKELIRVMADGDAGLEPDVVSYNTLIDGCILIDDGAGALTYFNEMRARGIAPSKVSYTTLMKAFALSGQPKLANKVFDEMLNDPRVKVDLVAWNMLVEGYCRLGLLEEAKRIVERMKENGVHPNVATYGSLANCIALARKPGEALLLWNEVKERCGMEDGEYLKASDVPRLQPDEGLLDTLADICVRAAFFKKALEIVACMEEYGIPPNKTKYSRIYVEMHSRMFTSKHASRARQDRRKERKKAAEAFKFWLGLPNSYYGSEWRLEAADGDD, encoded by the coding sequence ATGACCACCAACATAATCACTACACCACCGTGGCCAACCACCCCTACCCACCCTATCACCGCCGCCCTCCGCCGCATATCCCCACCGCTCAAAACCCCCAACCCATTTCGTGTCCAAACCTCAACTCAACCCAACTcctcaaatctctctctctcaaaccccAACAACACTAatattagtaataataataatccccAAGACCAAACACTAATCTTGCTTCTCCGACAGAGAAAAACAGAAGAGGCTTGGTTAGCTTACTCGAACTTAACTAAACTCCCCAACCCCACTTGTCTAAGCCGCCTAATTTCTCAATTATCTTACCAGAACACTCCTTCTAGCTTCGCTCGAGCCCAATCTATCATCACGCGTCTCCGTGATGCGCAACAGCTGCACCGCCTCGACGCCAACTCTCTGGGCCTGCTGGCAGTTTCCGCTGCTAAATCAGGTCAAATTCTTTATGCTACTTCGATTATTAAGTCTATGCTTAAGTCTGGTTATCTTCCTCATGTTAAGGCTTGGAGTGCTGTTGTGAGTCGATTAGCATCGTCTGGTGATGATGGCCCGGCTGAGGCTGTGAGGTTGTTTCAGTCTGTTGTTAAGAGGGTGAGGCGTTTTTCGGACCCGGATGTGGTGGTTGATTCGAAGCCTGATACGGCTGCGTTTAATGCTGTGCTTAATGCGTGTGCGAATTTAGGGCTTAGTAAGCGGTTCTTGGaattgtttgatgaaatgcagGAGTTTAAGTGTGAACCTGatgttttgagttataatattatgattaaGTTGTGTGCGAGGGTTAATAGGAAGGATTTGCTTGTGTTTGTATTGGAGAGGATTCTTGATAAGGGGATTCCGTTGTGTATGACGACGTTGCATTCTCTTGTGGCGGCTTATGTGGGTTTTGGTGATTTGGAGATTGCGGAGGAATTGGTACAAGCAATGAGGGAAGGTCGGTTAGATATATGTAGAGTTCTTAGGGAGTGTTCTGATTCGGAATTTGTTAGGAAGACGGAGAATCATGTGTTTGCAAAGTTGCTTCCGAATTCGGTTAGCTCAAATGATTATGAACCGCCAATGTTAAAAAAAGCTTACAAACCAGATTCTAGAATATATACGACGTTGATGAAGGGATATATGAAGCAAGGTCGTGTTTTGGACACAATGAGAATGTTAGAAGCGATGCGTCAACAAGAAGATAGTGGCAGCCACCCTGATCATGTTACATATACGACAGTAATATCTGCGTTTGTTAAGGTTGGAGCAATGGATAGAGCAAGGCAGGTGCTGGCTGAGATGTCTAGGATTGGTGTTCCTGCTAATAGGATTACTTATAATATTCTTCTCAAGGGCTACTGCGAACAACTTCAGATAGATGAGGCTAAAGAATTGATTCGTGTAATGGCTGATGGTGATGCAGGTCTGGAGCCTGATGTGGTATCTTATAATACTCTAATTGATGGGTGTATATTGATTGACGATGGTGCTGGGGCTCTTACCTATTTTAATGAAATGCGAGCAAGAGGAATTGCTCCTTCCAAGGTTAGCTACACCACCTTAATGAAAGCATTTGCTTTGTCAGGTCAGCCAAAGCTAGCCAACAAAGTTTTCGATGAGATGCTCAATGACCCAAGAGTGAAGGTTGATTTGGTTGCTTGGAATATGTTGGTCGAAGGGTATTGTAGGCTGGGATTACTTGAAGAGGCAAAGAGGATAGTAGAGAGGATGAAAGAGAATGGAGTTCATCCAAATGTGGCGACATATGGAAGTCTTGCAAATTGTATTGCATTAGCCAGAAAACCTGGAGAAGCACTTCTGCTATGGAATGAAGTAAAGGAGAGATGTGGAATGGAGGATGGAGAGTATTTGAAAGCTTCAGATGTCCCGCGATTACAGCCTGATGAAGGGCTATTAGATACACTGGCTGATATCTGTGTTAGGGCTGCTTTCTTTAAGAAAGCATTGGAGATTGTGGCTTGCATGGAAGAGTATGGAATACCACCAAACAAGACAAAGTACTCCAGAATATATGTTGAAATGCATTCAAGGATGTTTACAAGTAAACATGCGTCCAGAGCCAGACAGGATCGAAGGAAGGAAAGGAAAAAAGCCGCGGAGGCTTTCAAGTTTTGGTTGGGATTGCCTAATTCTTATTATGGGAGTGAGTGGCGCCTTGAAGCTGCTGATGGAGACGACTGA